The following coding sequences lie in one Arachis stenosperma cultivar V10309 chromosome 5, arast.V10309.gnm1.PFL2, whole genome shotgun sequence genomic window:
- the LOC130979083 gene encoding uncharacterized protein LOC130979083, with protein MKKILDVILRVKLLKRPYFAIVEMMSTAGSGFNWNDKDKMMVVKRQIFNEWKSSHPNANGFYNKPFSHFEELRIIFGRDKAQEGNAENVTQAVATIEAKHEANLNNRQVNENTQANLEETEIEYEANSQVRKQLTLVHVDKFTYC; from the exons ATGAAAAAGATCCTGGATGTGATCTTAAG GGTGAAATTGCTTAAGAGACCATATTTTGCAATAGTTGAGATGATGAGCACGGCTGGGAGTGGATTTAATTGGAACGACAAAGATAAAATGATGGTAGTGAAACGACAAATTTTCAATGAATGGAAAAGT tCACATCCTAATGCTAATGGTTTCTACAATAAACCATTTTCACATTTTGAAGAGTTGAGAATAATATTTGGTAGAGATAAGGCTCAAGAAGGCAATGCAGAAAATGTAACTCAAGCAGTTGCTACTATAGAGGCTAAGCACGAAGCAAACTTGAATAATCGGCAAGTGAATGAAAACACCCAAGCAAATTTGGAAGAGACTGAAATTGAATATGAAGCTAATTCTCAAGTACGTAAGCAATTGACTCTAGTTCATGTAGATAAATTCACTTATTGTTGA